From a single Aspergillus puulaauensis MK2 DNA, chromosome 2, nearly complete sequence genomic region:
- a CDS encoding uncharacterized protein (COG:S;~EggNog:ENOG410Q246;~InterPro:IPR001077,IPR036388,IPR016461,IPR029063, IPR036390;~PFAM:PF00891;~go_function: GO:0008168 - methyltransferase activity [Evidence IEA];~go_function: GO:0008171 - O-methyltransferase activity [Evidence IEA]), with protein MTIQEPYDLSSLTTKTVESIGAYQTAKTEQARLDAIESTTRLLRTLENPADAVYKLFASPAVPMAVKTAHDLGVFARLSQTTSFVTCKELAAEKSADIQLVERIMRVLVCNGFARELNPGQYQPTVLSRQMTERKTIGTMDSLFIDFLPIIHKTPEFLQKSGYRNPGDPKDGPFQHAYNTTGSCWDWLAQNTDALDRFNTFMEGGRDETAHWAQWFPVQKQLLDGALADRPLLVDVGGGRGHDLVEFKERFPLGPGRLVLEDLPSVIEDIQHLDRDIQRVKHDFFQPQPVKGARAYYFKHIMHDWSDDHCRTILNHTIASMEKGYSKLLIEDYVIPDQNAGQKETLTDIIVMAWCPGIERTRQGWIDLLQSVGLVAKNFWLPHGQTKGIIEAELQ; from the exons ATGACGATCCAGGAACCTTACGATCTTTCTAGCCTGACTACGAAAACCGTGGAATCAATTGGTGCATACCAAACGGCCAAAACTGAACAGGCACGGCTTGACGCCATTGAAAGTACTACAAGACTCCTTCGAACTCTTGAAAACCCTGCAGATGCAGTCTACAAACTGTTCGCTTCG CCTGCTGTTCCCATGGCCGTCAAGACCGCCCACGACCTGGGTGTCTTCGCGCGGCTATCCCAAACCACATCTTTTGTCACCTGCAAAGAGCTGGCTGCAGAGAAAAGCGCCGACATCCAGCTTGTAG AGCGCATCATGCGAGTTCTTGTTTGCAACGGTTTCGCCCGTGAACTGAATCCCGGTCAATATCAGCCAACTGTCTTGTCAAGGCAAATGACGGAGAGGAAAACGATTGGGACAATGGACTCTCT TTTCATCGACTTTTTACCAATCATTCACAAGACACCAGAATTCCTACAAAAGTCCGGGTACAGAAATCCAGGGGATCCTAAGGATGGGCCATTCCAACATGCCTATAATACCACTGGTTCCTGTTGGGACTGGCTGGCTCAAAACACGGATGCACTAGACCGCTTCAATACTTTCATGGAGGGCGGTCGAGACGAGACTGCCCACTGGGCTCAATGGTTTCCCGTTCAGAAGCAGTTACTGGATGGAGCGTTGGCTGATCGTCCGCTGCTTGTTGACGTCGGTGGGGGCCGTGGTCATGATCTTGTCGAATTCAAGGAGAGATTCCCATTGGGACCTGGACGGCTTGTACTTGAGGACTTGCCCTCGGTTATTGAGGACATTCAACACCTCGACCGCGACATTCAGCGAGTCAAACATGACTTTttccagcctcagcctgtCAAAG GGGCTCGTGCATACTACTTCAAACACATCATGCACGACTGGTCCGATGACCATTGCCGGACCATTTTGAACCATACTATCGCTAGTATGGAGAAGGGATATTCCAAACTCTTGATCGAGGATTACGTCATTCCCGACCAAAATGCCGGACAAAAGGAGACCTTGACCGATATAATTGTCATGGCATGGTGCCCAGGAATTGAACGGACTCGCCAGGGATGGATAGATCTTCTGCAGTCAGTCGGATTAGTGGCCAAGAACTTCTGGCTGCCTCATGGGCAAACTAAGGGAATTATCGAAGCCGAACTGCAGTAG